In Burkholderia lata, the DNA window GACGAGATCCAGTTGCTGTTCAAGACGAGCCCCGTGCGGGCGCTCGAACTGGAGCGATTTATTCTCGCGCATCATCCTTACGAGACGCCCGAAATCGTCTCGTGGCAGACGACGGCATCGGCCGCGTACGGCCAGTGGGTGACCAGCGAAACTCAACGTCTATTTCATGTTTAACGGTATGGCGCTTCCCGTGCGCGTGCGCGCGCTGCGGTTCCTCGCAGTCCTGTTGTCGTTCATGCTCGTGCTGGGCGGCCTGTCGGTCGCGCGCGCGGCCGACGATTTCCTCGATCCGTCGGTTGCGTTCAAGTTCAGTGCGAGCGAATCGCCGGGACAGGTGGACGTCCGCTTCAAGGTCGCCAACGGCTACTACCTGTACCGCGAGCGGTTCGCGTTCGCGGTAAAGAGCGGGCAGGCGACGCTTGGCGATCCGCAATTCCCGGCCGGCCACGTGAAGTTCGACCAGACGTTCCAGAAGAACGTCGAGACCTACCGTGACGAAGTCGTCGTGCACGTGCCCGTCAAGCAGGCGTCGGGCCCATTCGAGCTCGCGGTGACATCGCAGGGGTGTGCGGACGAAGGCATCTGCTATCCGCCGGCCGAGCACGTCGTGAAGGTCGACGGCGCCGCGCTGGGTGCTGCTTCGTCACCGTCGTCCGGCGATGCGGCTGCCGCCGGCAGCTGGTTCGACAAGGTCACGAGCGCCGATTTCGCGCAGTCGCTGCTCGAAGGGCACGGCTTCTTCACGATCGTCGCCCTGTATTTCGTCGCGGGCGTCGTGTTGAGCCTCCTTCCGTGCTCGTACCCGATGATCCCGATCGTGTCGGCGATCATCATCGGCCAGGGCACGCGGGCGACGCATGCGCGCGGCTTCGCGTTGTCGCTGACCTACGTGGTCGGCATGGCGCTGGTCTATACGGTGCTCGGCATCGCCGCGGCGCTGGTCGGCCAGGGCCTCGGTGCGTGGCTGCAGAACCCGTGGGTGCTCGGCGCGTTCGGCGTGCTGCTGACCGCGTTCGCCGTCTCGCTGATCTCGGGCAAGGACATCGCGCTGCCCGCGCGCTGGCAGAACGGCGCAGCCGAGGCATCGGGCGCGCGCCAGGGCGGCCATTTCGTCGCGGTCGCGGCGATGGGCGCGCTGTCCGCGCTGGTCGTCGGCGCATGCATGACGGCGCCGCTGTTCGCGGTGCTCGCTTTCATTGCGCACACGGGCAATGCGCTGCTCGGCGGTGCCGCGCTGTTCGCGATGGGGCTGGGGCTGGGCGTGCCGCTGCTGGTCGTCGGCGTCGGCGCCGGGACGGTGCTGCCGCGCGCCGGCGCATGGATGGACGGCGTGAAGGTGTTCTTCGGCATCGTGCTGCTCGCGGCCGCGCTGTGGATCGTGTGGCCGGTGCTGGCCGGTGGCCTGAAGATGGTGCTCGCTGCGTTGTGGCTGCTGATCGCGGCCGCGGCGCTCGGGCTGTTCACGCCGAATGCCGGCGCCACGTCTATCTGGCGTCGTCTCGGCCGTGGCGTAGGCGCGGCACTCGCAATCTGGGCGGCCACGCTGCTCGTCGGCCTGGCCGCGGGATCGACCGACCCGGTCAAGCCGCTGGCGGTGCTGGCAGCACGCACGGTTGCGTCGGGCGGCGCTGCGACGGCGGGTGCGGCCGCCGCGCAGGACGGGCCTGCATTCGCATCGGTGCGCTCGAGTGGCGAACTCGACACGCTGCTGAAAACGTCGGGCCAGCCCGTGATGCTCGACTTCTACGCCGACTGGTGTGTGAGCTGCAAGGAGATGGAGCATCTGACGTTTACCGACGCGCGCGTGCAGGCGCGGCTCGCGCAGCTTCACCTCGTGCGCGCGGATGTCACCGCGAACAACCCGGACGACCAGGCGCTGCTGAAGCGTTTCAACCTGTTCGGGCCGCCGGGCATCATCTTCTTCGATCGCAACGGCAACGAAATCGGGCGCGTGGTCGGCTATCAGGCCGCTGAGACGTTCCTGCGCAGCCTCGACCGGGCTGCGGTCCCGACGGTATGACTGTAGGTATCGCGAGCGTGCTGGTGGCGAACCGGCGCGTTGGCGCGGCCTGAGCTGACGATCGACAAGGGCAGACGGTCCCGATCGACCGCAAAAAAACGGCGGGACACCGAGGTGTCCCGCCGTTTTGCTTTCCGCCTGCCGGCGGGCAATCAGCGTTGCGCTTTCAGCAGACGCGCAGCGTCGAGTGCGAAGTACGTGAGCACGCCGTCGGCGCCCGCCCGCTTGAACGCGAGCAGCGATTCGAGCACGACCTTGTCGTGATCGAGCCAGCCGTTCATCGCGGCGGCCTTCAGCATCGCGTATTCACCGCTCACCTGGTACACGTAGGTCGGGAAGCGGAACTCGTCCTTCACGCGGCGCACGATGTCGAGGTACGGCATGCCGGGCTTGACCATCACCATGTCGGCGCCTTCGTCGATGTCCAGGCGCACTTCGCGCAGCGCTTCGTCGCTGTTCGCCGGATCCATCTGGTAGGTCATCTTGTTGCCCTTGCCCAGGTTGGATGCCGAGCCGACCGCGTCGCGGAACGGGCCGTAGAACGCCGACGCGAACTTGGCCGAATAGGCCATGATTCGCGTGTGGATATGGCCGTCGCTTTCCAGCATTTCGCGGATGGCGCCGATGCGGCCGTCCATCATGTCCGACGGGGCGACGATGTCGACGCCGGCTTCAGCCTGCACGCGTGCCTGGTCGATCAGGATCTCGATCGTGTCGTCGTTGATCACGTAGCCGTTTTCGTCGAGGACACCGTCCTGGCCGTGGCTCGTGTACGGGTCGAGTGCGACGTCGGTCAGCACGCCGAGTTCGGGGAAGCGCTTCTTCAACTCGCGCACCGCGCGCGGGATCAGGCCTTCCGGATTGGCTGCCTCGCGGCCGTCAGGCGTCTTCACCGACGGCTCGATGGCCGGGAACAGCGACAGCACGGGCACACCGAGTTCGACGCACTGCTCGGCGACCTGCATCAGCAGATCGACGGACACGCGTTCGACGCCGGGCATCGACGGTACCGGCTGCCGTTCGTTGGTGCCTTCGACGACGAACACCGGATAGATCAGGTCGTCGGTGGTCAGGCGGTTTTCGCGCATCAGGCGGCGGGAGAAGTCGTCGCGGCGCATCCGGCGCGGACGATGAAGCGGATGGAAGCTCATGGCGATTGGGTAGAAATCGGGGCAGTAAGACCTTACGGAACCCTTAGGTCATTTTCGGGAGCGTTGGTATATGATAGCGATCGAGCGGCACGCGTCGCGTGCAGCTCCCCGCTTCTCCTCCCTGAGCGGGTGCCTGTCGTTTTTCGATTAGGCTGTTTGACCCGCCGTTCAACGGCGGGTTTTTTTATGAGCCGGCCGAAACCGCAGGCGCCGTCAGGTGCGCGCCGCCGATCCCGGCCGCGCGTTGCCCGATCATTGTGCTACAGGCTCGCTTTTTTCGTCGGCGACGGACGGCCGCACCCAGCTTTCGATCAATTCGTGCGCCTCGTCGAGCCCAACGCGCTTCATCGCCGAGAACAGCTGAACCGTCAGCTTGCCCTGGACGCCCTG includes these proteins:
- the dsbD gene encoding protein-disulfide reductase DsbD yields the protein MFNGMALPVRVRALRFLAVLLSFMLVLGGLSVARAADDFLDPSVAFKFSASESPGQVDVRFKVANGYYLYRERFAFAVKSGQATLGDPQFPAGHVKFDQTFQKNVETYRDEVVVHVPVKQASGPFELAVTSQGCADEGICYPPAEHVVKVDGAALGAASSPSSGDAAAAGSWFDKVTSADFAQSLLEGHGFFTIVALYFVAGVVLSLLPCSYPMIPIVSAIIIGQGTRATHARGFALSLTYVVGMALVYTVLGIAAALVGQGLGAWLQNPWVLGAFGVLLTAFAVSLISGKDIALPARWQNGAAEASGARQGGHFVAVAAMGALSALVVGACMTAPLFAVLAFIAHTGNALLGGAALFAMGLGLGVPLLVVGVGAGTVLPRAGAWMDGVKVFFGIVLLAAALWIVWPVLAGGLKMVLAALWLLIAAAALGLFTPNAGATSIWRRLGRGVGAALAIWAATLLVGLAAGSTDPVKPLAVLAARTVASGGAATAGAAAAQDGPAFASVRSSGELDTLLKTSGQPVMLDFYADWCVSCKEMEHLTFTDARVQARLAQLHLVRADVTANNPDDQALLKRFNLFGPPGIIFFDRNGNEIGRVVGYQAAETFLRSLDRAAVPTV
- the cutA gene encoding divalent-cation tolerance protein CutA — encoded protein: MIVVLMLTTVPDAETAKVLSDGALDARLAACVSELGAIKSRYHWQGKVETADEIQLLFKTSPVRALELERFILAHHPYETPEIVSWQTTASAAYGQWVTSETQRLFHV
- the hemB gene encoding porphobilinogen synthase → MSFHPLHRPRRMRRDDFSRRLMRENRLTTDDLIYPVFVVEGTNERQPVPSMPGVERVSVDLLMQVAEQCVELGVPVLSLFPAIEPSVKTPDGREAANPEGLIPRAVRELKKRFPELGVLTDVALDPYTSHGQDGVLDENGYVINDDTIEILIDQARVQAEAGVDIVAPSDMMDGRIGAIREMLESDGHIHTRIMAYSAKFASAFYGPFRDAVGSASNLGKGNKMTYQMDPANSDEALREVRLDIDEGADMVMVKPGMPYLDIVRRVKDEFRFPTYVYQVSGEYAMLKAAAMNGWLDHDKVVLESLLAFKRAGADGVLTYFALDAARLLKAQR